A part of Acidisarcina sp. genomic DNA contains:
- the msrB gene encoding peptide-methionine (R)-S-oxide reductase MsrB, translating to MPETTRIQKTEEEWRRDLTPEQYDILRQKGTEPAFSGALYHNHADGTYHCAGCGAELFKSDTKFESGSGWPSFFLPAHSTAVETHEDLSHGMRRVEVTCAQCGGHLGHLFPDGPKPTGQRYCINSASLKFEEGN from the coding sequence ATGCCTGAGACCACCAGGATCCAGAAAACCGAAGAGGAGTGGCGCCGCGATTTGACGCCGGAGCAGTATGACATCCTGCGCCAGAAGGGCACCGAACCAGCCTTCTCCGGCGCTCTCTACCACAACCACGCTGATGGAACCTATCACTGCGCCGGCTGCGGAGCCGAACTCTTCAAGTCAGACACCAAGTTCGAGTCCGGCAGCGGGTGGCCGAGCTTCTTTCTACCCGCTCATTCGACTGCCGTGGAAACTCATGAGGATCTGAGTCACGGGATGCGCCGCGTCGAGGTGACCTGTGCCCAATGTGGCGGCCACCTGGGGCATCTTTTCCCCGACGGCCCCAAACCCACCGGACAGCGCTACTGTATTAATTCCGCTTCTCTCAAATTTGAAGAGGGCAACTAG
- a CDS encoding RidA family protein, with translation MTNPKIAVSSKEAPAAIGPYSQAVRIGDLIYTSGQIALDPATGQLVRGGIREQTTRVLENLKAVLAAAGSDMKNVVKTVVFLNDIGDFAAMNEIYGQYFAPEGVVAPARSTVEVARLPKDSLVEIEVIATV, from the coding sequence ATGACGAATCCGAAGATCGCAGTCTCCAGCAAGGAAGCACCAGCCGCCATCGGCCCCTACTCGCAGGCTGTTCGCATTGGTGACCTGATCTACACCTCCGGGCAGATCGCCCTCGACCCCGCGACGGGGCAACTGGTCCGGGGAGGCATCCGCGAGCAGACCACGCGCGTGCTGGAAAATCTGAAGGCCGTCCTCGCCGCCGCCGGATCGGACATGAAGAACGTCGTCAAAACAGTTGTCTTTCTCAACGACATCGGCGACTTCGCCGCGATGAACGAGATCTATGGCCAGTACTTTGCCCCCGAGGGCGTCGTTGCCCCGGCGCGCTCTACCGTTGAAGTAGCCCGCCTGCCCAAGGATTCTCTGGTCGAGATTGAAGTCATCGCCACGGTGTAG
- the rpmB gene encoding 50S ribosomal protein L28, with the protein MAQVCNICGKGPQFGNNVSHAHNISRRRWSVNLRPVKAKVEGGTKRIRVCTSCIKGGKVVKA; encoded by the coding sequence ATGGCTCAGGTCTGCAATATCTGTGGCAAGGGACCGCAATTCGGCAACAACGTTTCGCACGCGCACAACATCAGCCGTCGCCGCTGGAGCGTGAATCTGCGCCCGGTCAAGGCAAAGGTCGAGGGTGGCACCAAGCGCATCCGCGTCTGCACGAGCTGCATTAAGGGTGGCAAGGTCGTCAAGGCCTAG